From Dendropsophus ebraccatus isolate aDenEbr1 chromosome 2, aDenEbr1.pat, whole genome shotgun sequence, a single genomic window includes:
- the OSGIN2 gene encoding oxidative stress-induced growth inhibitor 2 translates to MPLAEENPLSRDPPLILPVVVIGNGPSGICLSYMLSGYRPYLSPEALHPNPILHSKLEEARHLSITEQDLEYLSEGLEGRSSNPVAVLFDTLLHPNADFGYDYPSVLEWKLEQEHYIPHIVLGKGPPGGAWHDMEGSILTLSLGDWMELPGLKFKDWAMRKRRNIKSDRATPAEVASYYKHYVKIMGIQRNFIDNTYITSVVRPYRDPDDSVSQDSEDVACEESHIDKENEADPKKNWEIHGYRRAVDGTHQPFCVFAESLVLATGTFDAPARLDVHGENFPYVSHSIAEFEEAVGKGRLSGAVDPVLIVGAGLTAADAVLCAHNNNIPVIHAFRRRLNDPSLIFKQLPKKLYPEYHKVYHMMCTQVSSAASNLYPSYTSYPEYFVFSFKPDMKCVLQSNSGLKKVVKISMALVLIGSHPNLFFLKEQGRSLGHHPDQPITCKGNPVEVDPYTYESCKEPNLFALGPLVGDNFIRFLKGGALAIARCLGLRQKKRHRIVEDGSDNGVS, encoded by the exons ATGCCTTTAGCTGAAGAAAACCCCCTGTCACGAGACCCTCCCTTAATTCTGCCAGTGGTTGTTATAG GAAATGGGCCATCTGGAATCTGCTTGTCATACATGTTGTCTGGATACAGACCGTATCTCTCTCCAGAAGCGTTACACCCAAATCCTATTCTACACAGCAAGTTAGAGGAAGCGAGGCACCTTTCTATTACTGAGCAG GACTTGGAATATTTGTCGGAAGGCTTGGAGGGTCGCTCATCTAACCCTGTAGCCGTATTGTTTGACACACTTCTGCATCCAAATGCTGATTTTGGGTACGATTACCCATCTGTTCTAGAATGGAAATTGGAGCAGGAGCATTACATTCCTCATATTGTTCTAGGGAAGGGACCTCCGGGTGGTGCCTGGCAT GATATGGAAGGATCCATCCTGACTCTCAGCCTTGGTGACTGGATGGAGTTACCAGGACTAAAGTTTAAAGACTGGGCCATGCGTAAGAGAAG AAATATTAAGAGTGACCGGGCGACACCAGCAGAAGTGGCGTCATATTACAAACATTATGTCAAAATCATGGGAATTCAAAGAAATTTTATAGACAACACCTACATCACTTCTGTAGTGAGACCCTACCGGGATCCAGACGACTCAGTAAGCCAGGATTCTGAAGATGTTGCATGTGAAGAATCTCACATTGATAAAGAAAATGAGGCCGATCCTAAGAAGAACTGGGAAATTCATGGTTATCGAAGGGCGGTAGATGGTACTCATCAGCCATTTTGTGTCTTTGCAGAAAGCCTTGTTCTTGCCACAGGAACATTTGATGCCCCTGCTCGGCTAGACGTTCATGGAGAGAACTTTCCTTACGTTTCGCATTCGATTGCAGAATTTGAAGAAGCAGTAGGGAAAGGAAGGCTGAGTGGAGCGGTAGATCCGGTCTTGATTGTGGGGGCTGGGCTGACGGCAGCCGATGCGGTGTTATGTGCACACAACAATAACATTCCAGTTATACATGCTTTCCGAAGAAGACTTAATGATCCAAGTCTCATTTTTAAGCAATTGCCTAAGAAACTGTATCCAGAATACCACAAGGTGTACCATATGATGTGCACACAGGTCTCTTCAGCTGCTTCCAACTTGTATCCCTCTTATACCAGTTATCCTGAGTACTTTGTATTTTCCTTCAAGCCAGACATGAAGTGTGTCCTTCAGAGCAACAGTGGACTAAAGAAGGTTGTTAAGATTTCCATGGCTTTAGTCTTGATCGGGTCTCATCCAAACCTCTTTTTCTTAAAAGAACAAGGTCGGAGTTTAGGGCACCACCCCGATCAGCCGATCACTTGTAAAGGAAACCCTGTGGAAGTTGATCCTTACACTTATGAATCTTGTAAAGAACCAAATCTGTTTGCCCTGGGACCTCTAGTCGGTGACAACTTCATAAGGTTTCTCAAAGGCGGCGCACTTGCCATAGCTCGATGTCTAGGACTGAGACAGAAGAAGAGACATCGTATTGTGGAAGACGGCAGTGATAATGGGGTGTCTTAA